The segment ttataacgatttaaaaaaaaaaagctcaaaACGTACCAGTCAGTGTTCCAGTTCCTTTGGAGATAAAAgaatagaaatttttttttaaccgtaTTAGATAttagtaaatttaaaaagatcatTTACAGTCGATAGaacttaaaaatttgaaaactcaCCAGTCATGGTTCCAGTTCCTCCTATGGAGATAAAAACAATTGAAGTTATTCATTGTTTGTGAGTTGAAAAAATATTGCTATGTTTTCAGTTGCAATTTACACTATTTTTATATGTTCAAATGCCATAATGTCTCATAAAAAGGAAGAAACTCACCAGGCATGATTCCACCTTtaagatttggaaaaaaaaactatgtcgttatttgttgtttgttaattaattaatttgaaaagtCGCATAATTGAACTTTAAaataactgtaaaaaaaataatgataattgaaaatctttttacCTGTGGATCCACCTAGAAATACAACAAAACGTCGTGCCTTAGTTTGATGTAACAGAACCTCTAAAATCATACTGCAAAGACTTTGCGACtgtgtataaatttaatgacgTAATAAGGATGATATTGTATTCAAATCTGTTTCAGCATTATATAATGTACTTTTCGGCATGCATACAAATTTCTCTAAACCAAATGTACTCACATTTGTTACAATAGTTAGCACAATTTTTGGTGACCCATTGGTCATATTGAGGATCAGAACAGACTGTTTTGCCGTAGGCTGCGCAGTTTTGGACGGCATCGCTACAGGTTACCACTGAAATTCAGAatagtttacaaaataaaaacgttaACATTCATTAGAAAAACATTGACTTAAAATCCAGAGCGTGTTCGTCTAAGCAACATGTTTTATGGAATATATGAactgtaattaaaataaatgttttcctTACTTGTTCCGGTTCCAGCGCTTCCAGGGGTTCCGCCAGTACCTAAAGAAATAgtaattttaattgattaaaccCTTTAAAGATACGTACTGTAGATTGGCAAATAATCACGATGATTTTAATTTCGCTATGTTTGTCATTTAATAATTTCCCGCGAAATTAAACCGTTTCAACGCTTATATTctgataaattgattttcaagcaGCGTGAAAAAAGCCCCATCGCGATTGGTACTTAATTAgaaatcgtgaaattttaacaccgtggaattaaaacgacttacagtatttGGTCTCTATAATTTTAAGAGCTCTGTCAATTGTAGAATTTGATGGGTATCAACGTCAGACAGGATTTTCTTTTAGCAacttaataactttttttaagttttgtaaaGCCTTTAACTGACAAAGTCGCTacttataaaatataatgatagTAAAGTTATTTTAATAGAACATCGCAATTTTCAGTAATTGAGGGTAAAAGggtgaaatatttctttttctttttcaaacagAAGTAATTGCAAAATTCTCTTCGCCAAGCTCTAAGTCTAAGCTTTATTTACTCTTTTATTTTGCGTTTGAGATGTCATATAATACACCTTTACTTctataaataatgtattttaaaatgaaataatgtaaaacatGAAATAATGATCAAAACTCATCATtacattaaatgaaaattctgTATAGACATTTTAATGATCAGATACCAAAGTGAAGTGAGAATCCACCGTCACCGCCTCCACCGCTTCCGAGATGAGTCGAAcctgaaatattttgaaaattatttgtctTGGTTATGATTGATGTTTGTGCAAGCAAAAGAACTATcaagtttttttggttttgttttgtaagtttttttttggtGAGGTTAATGATATGGCATCTTTATTTCGAAGACATCATATCCATCTAAAACCTAAAATATTGATCCCATCAATTGACATGATCATTTTCGTACAGTAAATGCAGAGCCATCTTCTGAACAATCAACTCAATGACAAGCAATTTAAGTAAGCAAATAGTTGCCTGCTAAACATAAGAGTTACTTATTCATAAATCTTTGCGTTTGAGCAGAATTTACTTTTTTTCGATTTTAGctgaatattttcaaagaaattaattttcatttgctATTCaacgtaaatttaaaaaaagttttagtaaGTTCCAATCATAATAAATCTTTTTCTGCTTTAGAAATGCTTGTTACTTTATGGTATGAAAATTCCTACTTCTGGGCAGAAAATATTACTTTGGAAGTATTTTTTACAGTCGTATGATGCATTTAAACTATTTGGTTCAAGAAGGTCAATCATAGATCAATATTAAAGCAAGGCTAATAGCAGCACTCCTTAATTTTCAAAGCGATAGCTCGGAGACCCATTAACCACAGCGCTAGACGATCCTGATTAGTGTTTgtgaagttttatttatttggtttactaaaaatatgggtgttttttttttaattttgaaattaaattattaaaaaaaataataaaaaattactgaaatgaacaataaaaatatcattgctatgtctctttttttaatcattatataatTCTTTATCTTGATAAATGTTTTTAGggatatttttcaataattatattattgaaatgaaaaacatattttcttttattatccaaatatatatatatattgagttTTTGTATGGATGTGGAGGTTTAAGTCCCTATTTTCATATCTAATGtgctgaattattttttttaattatcatgtcCGGCTCTCAACATCGCTAAGTACATCTTAAATGACCAGTATTTACTACCATCCGTAAAGACGCCCAATTAACGATactgattattaattaacattgAATAGATCAAAAGAcgttatttatttaaagaattgcTTTTCTTCATGTTTCTTATTCTGACTATTCCAATAAATACATATTCtgtcgtaaaaaaaaaagttaatgtgaAAGCATATATATTTCTAGGTTTGGTGTTTTGTACCCTagttttttctctattttcattaagataatttgatttgaaCGCTAACCTTttacctgaaaattttaatttaattttaatataaaaaagcgAAAAAGGGATATTATTGGTATTGGCAAAGTTCATAGATGTGTTAATGCAAATGCCCTGAAGGAAAACTCACCACCCCCCGAAACAATACCGCCAGATCCTGAAGATGAAGTGTTAAGAaatttatacattgtttttaagttGAAAAACGTGTGTTTACACTTTTTACTGTTTTTTATCCTTTATATTCCTTTTGTATTCCTTTTGTAAACAATTTCTACAACAACAGTTTTTTTATTATGGCAATTAAAAAAGCGAAAAAGGGATATTCTTGGTATTGGCAAAGTTTATAGATGGGTTAATGCAAATGCTCCGAAGGAAAACTCACCACCCCCCGAAACAACACCGCCAGATCCTGAAGATGAAGTGTTAAGAATTTTATGCATTGTTTTTAAGTTGATAAGTGTGTTTaatcttttttctgttttttatcCTTTATATTCCATTTGTATTCCTTTTGTAAACAATTTCTACAACAACAGTTTTTTTATTATGGCAATTAAAAAAGCGAAAAAGGGATATTCTTGGTATTGGCAAAGTTTATAGATGGGTTAATGCAAATGCTCTGAATGAAAACTCACCACCCCCCGAAACAACACCGCCAGATCCTGAAGATGAAGTGTTAAGAATATTATGCATTGTTTTTAAGTTGATAAGTGTGTTTACACTTTTTACTGTTTTTTATCCTTTAAATTCCTTTTGTATTCCTTTTGGAAACAGTTTCTACAACGACAGTTTTTGTTATTATGGCAATTAAATATAATAGGTATCATGGGTATAAAAACATAAGGATGTATTAAATATGAACAGATTTAATCAAGCATTTGCAATTCTTAATTATTAAAGCGATTGCTTTAGATAAACTATTAACCGCCGCCAGTCATTCCTGTCAATATTTGTAAAGATTAATTGATTTCTGTTCTTAATTTCATCCCATCATTAATTCTTTCGAACACTCGATATTCtagaaataattttaagataaagtGTTTCCAAATGCTTCTActataaaatggtttttttatgaaaaatatcttgatcaatgtttttatacaaattCAGGTACAAATATTAAGAAACATGGAATTCTATTCCTTGTAATCAAATTTCGTGTTAGTTATTCATTAGAACTAGTACGATTTGTATGAATGCAAAATTGctaaaaaacatgtaaaacagaTGTTCAAATTAGGCTCTATTACTTTAAAGGATATAAGCTTCGCTTTATATCATTTGTAAAAGCTAAAGCTTGAAAAATTTAACACTTACCGCCTCCTGAGATCACACCGCCAGATGACCCtagttattgttttatatagagTTTAATACATGTTCTTAGGATAAATacgaatttgtttttattttttctctatgaTTAATCATTTATCAATATTGACATAAAAAGTACTTTGTTACATTTTAACTTCATTATCGTGATATTTTTagttattttaaattcttaaataccttgaatttattcttttaatttatctTTATGTGCATGCATATTACTTATCAATAAATAGTTTTGACatctattattttttaatcaccTTTTAATACCTTTTGGAAAGCTATGTAATTGTAAAgaaagtaatggtaatttatATCGATTCCTTCTGAAGTATATTTTACACATATTTACATGTCAGTAATTTTGTTTTCCGTAAAACATTATGTGCATGAAATTATGTATTAAAGTTCATCCcataaatgtaaattatattttgaaaaagcaaTGCTTCATGGTGATTTTCGAAGCAAATCATTTTACCCATTACTAACTTTGCTCAATACGttcatattaaatgatttaaaacttgCGTTTTTGTATAAGCTATATTTCAGTTGTGAATGCTTAGCCAAGTAATACTTCCCTTTACACATTACAGATAGTATTTCGATGCATTCTAACCAGTCCAACCCTTTCCTTCGTATcgtttttcaaattattattcCTAAGATGACAAAGCCTACCTCCACATTGGTTACAGTACTGTGCACAATTTTGTTTGACCCACTGTGTATACTGGGGGTCGGTACAGACAGCCTGGCCGTAGTTTGCGCAGTTATTGATGGTGTCATGGCAAGTTCCTCCTGTGAATAAACaatgataaatttgaaaatttatttccttattttatatCGCCTCGATgattaaagaaaaatactttattcaACGGTAATTTGTCTTGGCATTTAGAGAAATTTTACAAAACAGGTTCTTGATTTCTCTTACCGCTCATAAAAGACCCCGAGTGTCCAGAACCACTACCCATTGTCAAAACAGGTGCTGTAAAGGAATATAAGATTTTGATATATCGATTATATTAAAGCTATTGATTCCTAAAGCCgacaaaacacattttttctCATCTAAAtagtaatataattatttattgtatacatTGCAAAGCCTTTAATAACCTTACCAGACATCGGTCTACAAAGTATTTTGCTCAAAAGAAACATATTTCACTTTTAAGCATCGCTGGTTATATAAAACCAAGCACAagctattttttaaataaacaatacttACTAACTCCCCCTGACACCATACCACCAGATCCTAAATATTGATAAGTAAAACTTAAAGTGCCCCATTACTGTTCTATTGCAAAATGTTCTGCACTCTAAACAATGTCGTACTTAGCTTGATTTTGACTTTACAACATACTTTCCAaagttcgttttttttttcaaagtatcgTCAATGTATTGTAAAGTTTAAGTGTCAATTAATCTCAAATGAAGAATTGGCTTGCATTGTTTACAACGATACAAGCACAtgcattcatgatttttttcaaatgctttTGTAACCGTTTTTGTAAAGCCACTGTAAATAACGTATAAGGACGTCAATAGATTTCACAACAAGACACCATCATCCACGCCGTATTTGCTACAATGTATCGGAAACAGAGGGAGAAAAATGTTGTCTATATTTGGTGAAAACTTGtatgaaaaagatatttttagtaAGGTATAACAGCCccctttaaaaagaagaaagatgATAATAAGCatctaaataaa is part of the Magallana gigas chromosome 3, xbMagGiga1.1, whole genome shotgun sequence genome and harbors:
- the LOC136269623 gene encoding uncharacterized protein — encoded protein: MNKIFVLVIVCIALVASEKIKGVRRTRHIVKRQAGGGCLYEGKVYQQGQTWTVPCKYNCVCKDGTAGRYSCTEVCPHYDTLPDGCFMQQDPNNQCCQVPKCNFQPSGSSGGGVITGTSGSSGGMISGGGSGGMVSGGVTPVLTMGSGSGHSGSFMSGGTCHDTINNCANYGQAVCTDPQYTQWVKQNCAQYCNQCGGSSGGVISGGGSGGVVSGGGSGGVVSGGGSGGIVSGGGSTHLGSGGGGDGGFSLHFGTGGTPGSAGTGTMVTCSDAVQNCAAYGKTVCSDPQYDQWVTKNCANYCNKCGSTGKKIFNYHYFFYSYFKVQLCDFSN